The nucleotide sequence CCTCGTGCTCGTCGATCGGGCGGGGCAGGGGCCGCGGCGCCTCGGCCGGGTGGCGCTCGCCCTGGGTCCCCAGCCAGCGCAGGTAGGCCAGCCACAGGCACGCGGTCTCGTCGGCGCCGTGGCCCTGGTTCGCCCACTCGACGACCTCCTGCAGGGCGTCCAGGGTGTAGAGGGTCAGCTGGGTGGCGTCGGAGATCCGCAGCACCGCGGTGCCGTCGGCGGCCTCGGCGAGGGCGTCCGCGCCGGCCGCCGCGGAGCGGGAGCGCGGACCGGAGCTCGCGCGGCCGCCCAGCGCGTCCCCGAGGGCTCCGCCCAGCAGGGCGGCGCGCACGGAGTCGGCGTACTCGGGCCAGGCGGGGTCGAGGCCGGCGTCGGGCGAGAGCAGGGGTGCGGGCATGCGGTCAGTGTAGTCGGCGGCCGACACGGCCCGGGGCGGGTTCAACCGCCCTTCAGGTCACTGTGGTTGCATGGCACGGGCGCCCGGCGCCCCGCCGGCACGGCACCCCCACCGTGCCGCCCCGATCCCTGAGGAGAAATCCATGAGTCACCACGTTCCCGGCACCACCGCGCGCCCCGGCGCCGACGCGGCCGACAGCACCGCCCACGACGGCGCCGCCCCCGGCACGGCGGGCCTCGCGGCGCCCGTGCCCGTCGCCGCGCGCAAGGACACCGTGCCCGCCGGCGCCCCGGAGGCCGCGTCCGCGCCGGCCCAGTGGGCCGCCGAGTTCGCCGGGACGGCGCTGCTGGTCTTCGCCGGGCTGGGCACGGGCATGTTCGCCACCGAGGTCATCGACTCCGCGCTCGGCTTCGGGCTCGGCCTGGTCGCCGCGATCGTCGCCTTCGGGCACGTCTCCGGGGGGCACTTCAACCCCGCGGTGACGCTCGCCGCGGTCGTGGCCGGGCGCACGCCCGCGCGGGCCGCGATCGGCTACGTGGTGGCCCAGGTGCTCGGCGCCCTGGCCGCGGCCGGCGTGCTGTGGGCGGTGCTCATCAGCCTGCTCGACTCCTCGACCACCGCGCAGGTCCTCGGCGCGGTCTCCAACGGCTTCGGGGAGAACTCCACCTCCCAGGCCGGGTGGACCACCGTGCTGCTCGTCGAGTTCGTGGCGACCGCCCTGTTCGCCCTCGTGGTCCTGGGCTCCACCGCGCCGCGGGCCAACGCGGTGCTCGCCCCCGTGGCCATCGGTGCGGCCCTCGCGTTCCTGCTCACGATCACCGCGCCGTTCGACGGCGGGTCGCTGAACCCCGCCCGCTCGACCGGCGCCGCCGTGGTCGCCGGCGCCGGCCACCTGGGCCAGCTGTGGCTGTTCTGGGTGGCCCCGCTGCTCGGCGGCCTCGTGGCCGGTCTGGTCCACCGCTCGGCGACGCTCTCCCGGCCGCGCCGCGGCGCCGGGGCGCCCGCCGCGGAGGAGGACGCCCCGGCCGCGGAGGCGACGCCCGCCGCGTCCGCCGCGCCGGTCCGGGAGCGGTGAGCCCGCGGCCCTGCCGGGTCCGGCAGGGCCGCCGGATCCTCCGCCCGCCGCGGGGGGCCGTCGCTTTCCGTCATCCTCCGGGCGGCGGGGCTAGGCTGGTCCGTGCACGGCCGCCGTCGGGAGGATGCGGAGGTACCTCGTGAGCAGTGCGCGCGCCGCCGAGCCCCTCGGGGGTTTCAGCAC is from Kocuria rosea and encodes:
- a CDS encoding aquaporin — encoded protein: MSHHVPGTTARPGADAADSTAHDGAAPGTAGLAAPVPVAARKDTVPAGAPEAASAPAQWAAEFAGTALLVFAGLGTGMFATEVIDSALGFGLGLVAAIVAFGHVSGGHFNPAVTLAAVVAGRTPARAAIGYVVAQVLGALAAAGVLWAVLISLLDSSTTAQVLGAVSNGFGENSTSQAGWTTVLLVEFVATALFALVVLGSTAPRANAVLAPVAIGAALAFLLTITAPFDGGSLNPARSTGAAVVAGAGHLGQLWLFWVAPLLGGLVAGLVHRSATLSRPRRGAGAPAAEEDAPAAEATPAASAAPVRER